In a genomic window of Pedobacter sp. KBS0701:
- a CDS encoding TonB-dependent receptor has protein sequence MEIIPKALKSWRILLTILTISSILSTAPFAKVVANTGLSLSKDVNAYINTNEGVISLPGSKKSEININGKVTDVNGKAIPGVVVKHKESGKATQTDTEGNYSLSIPDRKGTLVFSFIGFASKEVVIGEQTQINVQLVDDNKKLDEVVIVGYGTQKKVNLTGSVSTVSSKDLDNRPITQASQALSGLSPGVQVQQNGGRPGSDGARVIIRGVGTFNAGSNPLILIDGIAGSLDDVAPDNIASMTVLKDAASAAIYGNRAANGVVLITTKRGQKGKTVIGYNNYFGWEKITSLPQFVDSWTYAELTGASADVVAKYKSGTDPDNFPNVFHLKNLLNTGSGFQQYHNVNVSGGEGNNVYYLSGSYRDHNGLTAETNNKRYDIQANIDTRIKENLNLKTSILGFSQFQTQPQSNSAGIGGIIGFSVREPNTIAGLKSDGTYGRQDFYAPEAWLASEGFNNLRAKNFYGNSTLSWDIIPGLNLSGTAGYHYYTSVNTTYVADINIDHNTYVGPNSLNIENRDGNEVTLNLLLKYAKSFGKHNLSILGGYQQEAHRDNYSRAFRDKFPNNLLYQIDAGATTNQQTSGNANEYAFRSYFARLNYDFGGKYLFEANVRYDGSSRFAPDNRFGVFPAVSAGWRLSEESFIKDNISWINELKIRASYGSLGNANISDRNGNILNYPYQYTFSTEPKYTFGGVIAPGAAVTSAVNTDIKWETTTTTNLGLDFTLFKNHLSGTVDIYDRTAKDILYLVPVSSTLGLTPPIQNAGSIQNRGIELSLTYNTKIGQVNIGVSPNFSYNNQKVIKIAGDIQSVIPNFFVGQPLNPIYGFVADGLFVDAADVASYPSQPSGGAPGNIRFKDISGPNGVPDGKVDATYDRAILGNTNPKTSYGLNLTAAYKGFDLAALFSGLGGYTVQMGSYQAYALYNGGNVQQWQYENAWTTQNPDRNATYPRITNLSQGSANVQTNSYWNRSGTFLRLKNAQIGYTIPANLTKKISLDKVRVFVGGQNLFTLNDFYKGWDPENGQGSGDNPSFYPLSAIYTFGINVKL, from the coding sequence ATGGAAATAATTCCAAAAGCGCTAAAATCTTGGCGCATATTGTTAACAATATTGACCATCAGTTCAATACTTTCTACGGCCCCTTTTGCTAAAGTGGTTGCCAATACAGGTTTAAGTCTTTCAAAAGATGTAAATGCTTACATCAATACAAATGAAGGGGTTATTTCCCTTCCGGGATCTAAAAAAAGTGAAATTAATATAAATGGTAAAGTTACCGATGTAAATGGAAAAGCAATCCCAGGAGTTGTGGTAAAACATAAAGAATCCGGAAAAGCTACCCAGACAGATACCGAGGGTAATTATTCTCTGAGCATTCCTGATCGTAAAGGTACGCTGGTCTTTAGTTTCATCGGTTTCGCTTCGAAAGAAGTTGTTATTGGAGAGCAGACACAAATTAATGTTCAGCTTGTTGATGATAACAAAAAGCTTGATGAGGTTGTTATAGTAGGCTACGGTACCCAAAAGAAAGTCAACCTGACCGGATCGGTAAGTACTGTTTCTTCAAAGGACCTTGATAACCGACCAATTACACAGGCCTCCCAGGCGCTTTCAGGTTTATCACCTGGTGTACAGGTACAACAAAATGGCGGCCGCCCGGGCAGTGATGGCGCGAGGGTAATTATCAGGGGAGTAGGAACATTCAATGCAGGCAGCAACCCCTTAATATTGATTGATGGGATTGCAGGTTCGTTGGATGATGTAGCGCCAGATAATATTGCCAGCATGACGGTACTAAAAGATGCAGCCTCTGCTGCGATTTATGGTAACAGGGCGGCAAATGGCGTAGTATTGATAACGACTAAACGTGGTCAAAAAGGGAAAACAGTAATTGGTTATAACAACTATTTTGGTTGGGAAAAAATAACGAGTTTGCCTCAATTTGTTGATTCCTGGACTTATGCAGAACTAACCGGTGCAAGTGCCGATGTGGTAGCCAAATATAAAAGCGGCACAGATCCGGATAATTTTCCAAATGTATTCCATTTGAAAAATTTATTAAATACGGGTTCAGGTTTTCAGCAATACCACAATGTTAATGTATCTGGAGGTGAAGGTAACAACGTTTATTACCTTTCAGGTAGCTATCGTGACCATAATGGATTAACGGCAGAGACCAATAACAAAAGATACGATATCCAGGCCAATATTGATACCCGTATAAAAGAAAACCTGAATCTTAAAACCAGTATACTCGGTTTTTCTCAGTTTCAGACACAACCTCAGTCCAATTCGGCAGGGATAGGTGGTATTATTGGATTTTCGGTGCGTGAGCCCAATACCATTGCAGGACTGAAATCAGATGGCACTTATGGCCGTCAGGATTTCTATGCCCCGGAAGCATGGCTGGCCAGTGAAGGTTTTAACAATTTGCGTGCTAAAAACTTTTATGGAAATTCTACACTATCCTGGGACATTATACCAGGTTTAAACCTAAGCGGAACTGCCGGATACCATTATTACACCAGCGTTAATACAACCTATGTCGCTGACATCAATATAGACCATAATACCTATGTGGGGCCAAATAGCTTGAACATCGAAAATAGAGATGGAAATGAAGTAACCCTAAATTTACTATTAAAGTATGCTAAAAGCTTTGGTAAACATAATTTATCTATTTTAGGTGGTTATCAGCAAGAAGCACACCGCGATAATTATTCAAGGGCGTTTCGGGATAAATTTCCTAACAATCTGCTGTATCAGATTGATGCAGGCGCAACAACCAATCAGCAAACATCAGGTAACGCAAATGAGTATGCATTCAGGTCTTATTTTGCCCGTTTAAATTACGATTTTGGAGGCAAATATCTTTTTGAAGCCAATGTGCGCTACGACGGTTCTTCCAGGTTCGCACCTGACAATAGATTTGGTGTTTTTCCAGCCGTTTCCGCTGGTTGGAGACTTTCAGAAGAATCTTTTATAAAGGATAATATCAGCTGGATTAATGAGTTGAAAATCCGCGCATCTTATGGCTCTCTGGGTAATGCGAATATTTCGGATAGAAATGGTAATATATTAAATTATCCGTACCAATATACCTTTAGCACCGAGCCAAAATATACTTTTGGAGGAGTGATTGCACCAGGTGCTGCTGTTACTTCGGCTGTAAATACCGATATCAAATGGGAGACAACAACTACAACCAATCTCGGTCTTGATTTTACATTGTTTAAAAATCACCTAAGCGGTACTGTAGATATTTACGACAGGACAGCGAAAGATATTCTTTATCTGGTGCCGGTATCCTCAACATTAGGCCTGACGCCGCCAATACAAAATGCTGGTTCCATTCAGAATAGGGGTATTGAGTTAAGTTTAACTTATAATACAAAAATCGGTCAGGTAAACATAGGAGTATCACCAAATTTTTCTTATAACAATCAGAAAGTAATCAAAATAGCCGGTGACATTCAAAGTGTTATCCCCAATTTCTTTGTAGGTCAGCCGTTAAACCCAATTTATGGATTTGTAGCCGATGGTCTTTTTGTTGATGCTGCAGATGTGGCCAGTTATCCATCACAGCCAAGCGGTGGTGCCCCGGGTAACATCAGATTTAAGGACATTAGCGGACCAAATGGTGTTCCCGATGGAAAGGTTGATGCTACCTACGACAGGGCCATTCTGGGTAATACCAATCCAAAAACTTCCTACGGTTTAAATTTAACTGCAGCATATAAAGGCTTCGATCTAGCTGCATTATTTTCTGGACTTGGAGGATACACGGTACAGATGGGTTCATATCAGGCTTATGCCTTATATAACGGTGGCAATGTCCAGCAATGGCAATATGAAAATGCCTGGACAACGCAAAATCCCGACCGTAATGCCACTTATCCACGTATTACCAATTTGAGCCAGGGAAGTGCCAATGTACAAACAAACTCCTATTGGAACAGATCAGGGACTTTCTTGAGATTGAAAAATGCGCAGATTGGCTATACCATACCTGCTAATCTGACCAAAAAAATCAGTTTAGACAAAGTTAGGGTCTTTGTGGGGGGGCAAAATCTTTTCACATTAAACGATTTTTATAAAGGATGGGATCCGGAAAATGGTCAGGGGTCTGGAGACAATCCAAGCTTCTATCCGCTTTCTGCCATCTATACCTTTGGTATAAATGTGAAATTGTAA
- a CDS encoding RagB/SusD family nutrient uptake outer membrane protein has protein sequence MKNYIYKLTVVVGCTFLTMIAGCKKDLLDTQPLSSISDATFWKTAGDATLALNGVYDSGAGFTGYNFWAATSMVNLDLMAGNGSEKESIPDNFTNGTLNSTYSFVGSYYSQAYSQITRCNNFLANIGAVTMDAAQKAVMIGEVKTIRAYNYFNLALYFGDVPLVQKLLTVDEANSVSRTPKAEVWAFCESELKAAAAALPVSVSADRLGHMTSASALAILGRLQLAQKKWADAATTYKTIIDFNYYSIDPRYRELFLNAGETSREIIMSMQYIRDTYNHALLQYLTPETWGGWHQYSPFNELVEAYECKDGKTIAESPLFDKNNPYNNRDPRMDFNIMISDRTSFRGKVYSAKPGTTLPDRLNQYPGVWSGYVIYKFLEDDPAVATTNNTGNNFPLIRYAEVLLGYLEAKLESGGGVDQSLLDATINKVRGRAAVLMPPVTTTDPTALRTIIRRERRVEFAFEGIRYFDCLRWGIIGSENNQQFTGMKLTNDPANYKDYPVNSNGYYIFKKRSFVIGKNELWPIPQSERDLNKNLTQNPGY, from the coding sequence ATGAAAAATTATATATATAAATTAACAGTTGTGGTTGGATGTACCTTTCTGACTATGATTGCAGGATGTAAAAAAGACCTTTTAGATACCCAGCCGCTATCATCAATCTCGGATGCCACTTTCTGGAAAACAGCTGGTGATGCAACACTTGCTTTGAATGGGGTTTATGACAGTGGGGCAGGTTTTACCGGCTACAATTTCTGGGCCGCAACATCAATGGTTAACCTTGATCTGATGGCCGGTAATGGATCGGAGAAGGAGTCAATTCCTGATAATTTTACCAATGGCACGCTAAATTCTACTTATAGCTTTGTAGGATCCTATTATTCTCAGGCTTATTCACAAATTACCCGGTGCAACAATTTTTTAGCTAATATTGGTGCTGTTACAATGGATGCTGCGCAAAAAGCAGTAATGATAGGTGAGGTAAAAACGATTAGGGCATACAATTACTTTAATCTGGCCTTGTATTTCGGGGATGTGCCACTTGTACAAAAACTGTTGACGGTAGATGAAGCAAATTCTGTATCCCGCACACCTAAAGCAGAGGTATGGGCATTTTGTGAAAGTGAGCTTAAGGCAGCAGCGGCAGCACTTCCTGTTTCGGTAAGTGCAGACCGTCTTGGTCACATGACCTCTGCTTCGGCACTGGCAATTCTGGGTCGTTTACAGCTTGCTCAGAAAAAGTGGGCAGATGCGGCCACTACCTACAAAACCATTATCGATTTTAATTACTATTCAATTGATCCAAGATATCGTGAACTTTTCTTAAATGCGGGGGAAACCAGTCGTGAGATCATCATGTCGATGCAGTACATCAGAGATACTTATAACCACGCCCTATTACAATATCTTACTCCTGAAACCTGGGGAGGATGGCATCAGTATTCCCCATTTAATGAATTGGTCGAAGCCTATGAGTGTAAGGATGGAAAAACGATAGCAGAATCGCCTTTGTTTGATAAAAATAATCCTTACAACAACCGTGACCCAAGAATGGATTTCAATATCATGATCTCTGACCGCACAAGTTTCCGTGGTAAAGTTTATTCGGCAAAGCCCGGTACAACACTTCCTGATCGATTGAATCAGTATCCTGGAGTTTGGAGCGGATATGTAATCTATAAATTCTTAGAAGATGATCCGGCAGTAGCCACGACTAACAATACCGGAAACAATTTTCCCTTAATCAGATACGCAGAAGTATTATTGGGTTATTTAGAGGCAAAATTAGAGTCGGGAGGGGGAGTAGATCAGTCTCTATTAGATGCAACGATCAATAAAGTGAGAGGTAGGGCAGCGGTATTGATGCCACCCGTTACCACAACAGATCCAACTGCACTTAGAACCATTATCCGAAGAGAACGAAGGGTAGAATTTGCCTTTGAAGGCATCAGATATTTTGATTGTTTAAGATGGGGAATTATAGGTTCAGAAAACAATCAACAGTTTACCGGTATGAAACTTACCAATGATCCAGCTAACTATAAAGATTATCCTGTAAACTCAAATGGGTACTATATCTTTAAAAAGCGCAGTTTTGTAATCGGTAAGAATGAACTCTGGCCAATTCCTCAATCAGAAAGGGATCTTAATAAAAACCTGACCCAGAATCCGGGCTATTAA
- a CDS encoding AraC family transcriptional regulator, which yields MSNGLFHSFSARLDTQPNVNSHWHCHNELELVYFKRGNGTQFVGDSVKQFRDGDVVLLGSNLPHYWQFSKKYLDSDSGAAVEIYVVHFNENFWGDVLLGLPEFQEIRRMLEFCKHGLQVLGKQKANLGLLISQLVSSSGSKRISLLIDCLSEISACKEARKLTTMGFQPHLPQASINRLESIYDYTMRNHKRKIDIGKIAGFANLRPKSFCRLFKKASGKTYIQFLNEVRIGQACQLLTEGRLSVKEICYESGFISFTSFHRTFKSLTGTTPLGYQKKD from the coding sequence TTGTCAAATGGTTTATTCCATTCATTTAGTGCCAGATTAGATACCCAGCCCAATGTTAATAGCCATTGGCATTGTCATAATGAGCTGGAATTGGTTTATTTCAAACGAGGCAATGGCACACAGTTTGTTGGTGACAGCGTAAAACAATTTAGAGACGGCGATGTCGTTTTGCTGGGGAGTAATTTGCCACATTATTGGCAGTTTTCAAAAAAATACTTAGATAGCGATAGTGGTGCTGCTGTTGAAATATATGTTGTCCACTTCAATGAGAATTTTTGGGGCGATGTTTTACTGGGGCTACCAGAATTCCAGGAAATTAGAAGAATGCTCGAATTTTGCAAGCATGGACTTCAGGTTCTGGGAAAGCAAAAAGCAAATTTAGGATTATTAATTTCTCAGTTGGTAAGTTCATCAGGTTCTAAGCGGATTTCTCTTCTAATAGATTGTCTTTCTGAAATTTCGGCCTGTAAAGAAGCTAGAAAGCTTACCACAATGGGCTTTCAGCCACATTTACCGCAGGCCAGTATAAATAGATTAGAATCTATATATGATTATACGATGAGAAATCATAAAAGAAAAATCGACATAGGGAAAATCGCCGGTTTTGCAAATTTGAGACCTAAATCTTTTTGCAGGCTTTTTAAAAAAGCCAGCGGAAAAACTTACATACAATTCTTAAACGAAGTCCGGATTGGGCAGGCATGCCAGCTTCTTACTGAAGGCAGGCTGAGCGTGAAGGAAATCTGTTATGAGAGCGGTTTCATATCTTTCACTAGTTTTCATAGAACCTTTAAGAGCCTCACAGGTACAACACCTTTGGGTTATCAAAAAAAAGATTAA